A region from the Acanthochromis polyacanthus isolate Apoly-LR-REF ecotype Palm Island chromosome 23, KAUST_Apoly_ChrSc, whole genome shotgun sequence genome encodes:
- the LOC110967503 gene encoding vang-like protein 2 has protein sequence MDNESTYSGYSYKSSHSRSSRKHRERRDRHRSKSRDGTIRGDKSVIIQAPGEPLLDAESTRGDDRDDNWGETTTVVTGTSVDSISNEDLTRISKDLEDSSPLECRRYLSPALGAILGLISLITPLAFLALPQLLWRETLDPCGTPCEGLYISLAFKLLILLISTWALFLRPPRAALPRFFVFRCLLLALVFLFVASYWLFYGVRVLEPRETDYRGIVGYAASLVDALLFIQYLALVLLEVRHLQPAFCLKVVRTTDGISRFYNVGHLSIQRAAVWVLDQYYSDFPVYNPALLNLPKSILTKKMSAFKVYNLGDENNTNNSTGQSRAMIAAAARRRDNSHNEYYYEEAEVERRVRKRKARLVVAVEEAFTHIKRHQDENAATSSPKHPREVMDPREAAQAIFAPMARAMQKYLRATRQQSYHTMESIINHLQFCITHNMTPKAFLERYLIVGPTLQYLDNSKGRQWTLVSEEPVTASLRQGQVFCLRRLDFSLVVTVTPLPFLRLGEEFIDPKSHKFVMKLQSETSV, from the exons ATGGACAACGAGTCGACGTACTCGGGCTACTCCTACAAGTCGTCCCACTCGAGAAGTTCCCGCAAGCACAG AGAGAGAAGGGACAGGCATCGCTCTAAGAGTCGTGACGGCACCATCCGTGGAGATAAATCGGTGATCATCCAGGCACCAGGGGAGCCGCTGCTGGACGCTGAGTCCACCAGAGGAGACGACAGG GATGACAACTGGGGTGAAACCACCACAGTGGTCACCGGCACCTCTGTGGACAGCATCTCCAACGAGGACCTGACACGCATCTCTAAGGACTTGGAGGACTCTTCGCCACTCGAATGCCGCCGTTACCTCAGCCCAGCATTAGGAGCCATCCTGGGGCTCATCTCTCTGATCACTCCTCTGGCTTTCCTGGCCCTCCCACAGCTCCTGTGGCGGGAAACGCTGGACCCTTGCGGCACGCCATGCGAGGGTCTTTACATTTCTCTGGCCTTCaagctcctcatcctcctcatctccaCGTGGGCGCTGTTTCTCCGCCCGCCCAGGGCCGCTCTGCCACGCTTCTTTGTCTTTCGCTGTCTGCTGCTGGCGCTGGTCTTCCTCTTCGTGGCTTCCTATTGGCTGTTCTACGGGGTGCGGGTGCTGGAGCCCAGAGAGACGGACTACAGGGGGATTGTGGGATACGCGGCATCTTTGGTGGACGCGCTGCTGTTCATTCAGTACCTGGCTCTGGTGCTGCTGGAGGTCAGACATCTACAGCCGGCTTTCTGTCTGAAGGTTGTGAGGACCACAGATGGAATCAGCCGCTTCTACAATGTGGGGCATCTCAG TATTCAACGGGCAGCTGTGTGGGTTCTGGACCAGTATTACAGCGACTTCCCCGTCTACAATCCTGCCCTGCTTAACCTGCCCAAGTCCATCCTCACCAAGAAGATGTCTGCCTTCAAAGTCTACAACCTGGGGGACG AGAACAACACCAATAACTCCACAGGGCAGTCCAGAGCCATGATCGCAGCCGCTGCCCGGAGACGAGACAACTCCCACAACGAGTACTACTATGAGGAGGCGGAGGTGGAGCGAAGGGTCCGCAAACGCAAGGCCAG GCTGGTGGTGGCAGTAGAAGAAGCTTTCACCCACATTAAACGTCACCAGGATGAAAATGCAGCGACATCCTCACCCAAACACCCGCGGGAGGTGATGGACCCCAGAGAAGCAGCTCAGGCCATCTTCGCCCCCATGGCCCGAGCCATGCAGAAATACCTCCGGGCCACCAGGCAGCAGTCCTACCACACCATGGAGAGCATCATCAACCATCTGCAGTTCTGCATCACGCACAATATGACCCCCAAG GCTTTCCTTGAGCGTTACCTCATCGTCGGTCCCACCCTGCAGTACCTGGACAACAGCAAGGGGCGCCAGTGGACTCTAGTGAGCGAGGAGCCGGTGACGGCGTCTTTACGTCAAGGTCAGGTCTTCTGCCTGAGACGCCTCGACTTCTCCTTAGTCGTCACGGTAACGCCTCTTCCCTTCCTGCGTCTGGGCGAGGAGTTCATCGACCCCAAAAGCCACAAGTTTGTCATGAAGCTCCAGTCAGAGACGTCtgtgtag
- the si:cabz01074946.1 gene encoding LOW QUALITY PROTEIN: CD48 antigen (The sequence of the model RefSeq protein was modified relative to this genomic sequence to represent the inferred CDS: inserted 1 base in 1 codon) has translation MKLLTLLLSTLQVVLVKSLGEVSGYLGDTIILQSGVDPTWTLSKIEWSIWSNHTWIATYHKGRTNTERVHQFGQRLSLNISSGDLTIXNLTKDDAMEYTVDLLNTDDEEKVNKINLIVRELLQKPTIQAARSLSVNGECLMVLKCSSPDSGVSYSWDVIPSSVYTLDRSSARLSAILNTTQNSVNFTCTTTTNNIDHASSVVTLKCDDDEIQPPTQEPLKYQCRVKFAFPFLIGFLVGASIVTMIYCFGDKIKAAFQFLKG, from the exons ATGAAACTTTTGACTTTGCTTTTATCAACCCTTCAAG TGGTATTGGTTAAATCACTTGGGGAAGTCTCTGGCTACCTTGGGGATACCATCATCCTGCAATCTGGTGTCGACCCAACATGGACTCTCTCCAAAATCGAGTGGTCAATCTGGTCCAACCACACTTGGATTGCTACATACCACAAAGGCAGGACAAACACTGAACGTGTCCATCAGTTTGGACAGAGACTCAGTCTAAACATCTCTTCAG GTGACCTGACGA CAAATCTGACTAAAGATGATGCTATGGAATACACTGTGGACCTCCTCAACACTGATGATGAGGAGAAAGTAAACAAGATTAATTTGATTGTGAGAG AACTCCTCCAGAAACCAACGATACAGGCGGCCAGAAGTCTATCCGTAAATGGAGAATGTTTAATGGTGCTGAAATGTTCTTCACCTGACAGTGGTGTCAGCTATTCCTGGGATGTGATACCAAGCAGCGTTTACACCCTTGACAGGAGCTCTGCTCGTCTTTCAGCAATTTTGAACACCACACAGAACTCTGTCAACTTCACctgcaccaccaccaccaacaacaTAGATCACGCCTCGAGTGTTGTCACCTTAAAGTGTGATG ATGACGAGATTCAACCTCCAACACAAGAACCGCTAAAATATCAGTGCAGGGTGAAatttgcttttccttttttaattgGCTTCCTGGTTGGTGCATCCATAGTGACTATGATTTACTGTTTTGGAG ataaaaTTAAAGCCGCATTTCAGTTCCTGAAAG GGTAG